The DNA region GAGAACGTTGTACAAGAGATGGCAAAGTGAAGAATTCAAATCAAATGCAGTTTTGCTATTTACAAGTGGATTAATTTTTTACTCATTCATGAAATGCTACTCACCGTTGAAGTACAAGAAATAAATCATTTTGGTTCACCaagtcaaaaaatatttaataagaaaCCAAGTTCCTTTTGCACGATTTTTCTTCTCTAATTTGAATTACAAAGGGcatatttattcataaaaaaaaataaatacaaaaggcATATTGCATTGCAGTAAGTATGATTAACAGTACAGTTAGTTGCAAGTTAATTTGACTTTtttaaccccaaggggttggcccaagtggtgaaggccttagtcttggggtatcactcaTTTCAAGGTCTTAAGGTTCAACACCTTATGGGTggaaacaatcctttggggccacaccccctggtaaaaagccagcgatttaactaGTTCTGTGTAGGAAAACTTCCGAGGGTGTGGTGTACGGGACTGGGTTTACTTTACAGAGGTGGGTTTGAAGGGCCCTAACTTGGAGAGGTTTCCcgacattaaaaaagaaaaagaaaaaaaagaaaaaaaattactttttatgaTTAAGATACTTGTTCCTGAGTTAGACATGATTAAAATGTAAAACCCAGTACTGTAACAGCTACAGGTCGAGAGAATTTCTTAAAATAACACTGAACAAAAGGATACACAAGGTGAACCCAAAAGAACTAATATCCTTCAACTCGGGTGCATCCTTCCTAAACTCAAAATTTCAGCTTTTGGCATCTAGAAGATGCCTATCAACCTTGTCTACCTCTTATTCTGTTCATCGTGCATAATTGGAGGTGGATTTGGCCCACAGATCTGAACGGTGGCTTGATAAGTTTTTGCCTGTTGCCCACAAATTGTGCCTTGATGCTTATTTCCTATGTTCCTACTAAATATGGGTTTTATTTAGATGCGAAATCAACTCAAAAGATTCAAATACAACTTGTCATCATGCTTTAATCCCACTTGATTAGGAACTTGAACtgatttctattgactttaataTTTAAGGCTCGTAAAAAGTTAATAAGATAcatccatctttcttttttcgtttctGGTATTCTTTGGGGCCTTCAGTGCAATTATTTTCTCCATTACAGGCTGGTGGAAGAAGCAGATTATAGCTCCACTAAGGAACTGTTCAGTAAGAGAGGTGATGAGAAGACCCTTGATAATTTTATTCCCAAATCAGAAAGTGACTTCTTGGAATATGCGGAGCTCATTTCACATAAGCTGCGCTCACATGAGGTGTTGTAAATTGTCTCTGCCTTGTTTAGACAAAAAGATGATGAGAATTTGAGACTTTGCTAAATTACATCTACTTACTGCAGAAAAGTTTCCATTATATTGGTTTACTCAAGGCTGTAATGAGACTATCAATGACTGCTTTGAAAGCAGCAGATGCAAAAGAAGTCTCATCTTCTGTTTCAGCAATTGCAAATGAAAAGCTAAAAGCAGAGAAGGAGGCGAATGCTGGAAAAAAGAaatcaggttttttttttatttttgtgttgtcAAACCTGTGCTTGACACTTCAGAGCATCACACACGGACTTGTGTTAAATGAGTTAATCCCCTGTAATGGATGGACTTTCACTGATATGAAATTTATTGGGTTGGTCTCACCCTTTTTTTAGTTAATGCTCTCGTTTGTTCTTTAATGGGAGTTTTTGAACTACATACCAATAGGCGTACGTCAACTTGTTTTCCTTGCCTGCAGGCTTGAAGAAAAAGCAGATTAATGTTGACAGGCCAGACGATGAGTTGGCTGTTAATGCCTATGAAGCTCTCGATGACTATGATTTCATGTGAGTATCGCAGTTAGTTCCATCCAAAGAATTGGGATTTCAGCATATGGAACAGTGTAGTAGGGATAAGATCCTCCGGCATTTCCCTCCCCAGAGATTAAAGAGTGCTATTGCTGTATCTTGTTTAATAAGAGAATGTTTCAGATTGCCATTTATTTGTCATGgtaaattttgtttgtttt from Carya illinoinensis cultivar Pawnee chromosome 6, C.illinoinensisPawnee_v1, whole genome shotgun sequence includes:
- the LOC122313123 gene encoding eukaryotic translation initiation factor 3 subunit J-like, with amino-acid sequence MEDWEEEQIPPLLAKDQPNYKWDDEDVDDNDVKESWEDDEESTSAPEVKPPAEKAPKKPTVKATEKKGKTVEVVNEEPLDPVAEKLRQQRLVEEADYSSTKELFSKRGDEKTLDNFIPKSESDFLEYAELISHKLRSHEKSFHYIGLLKAVMRLSMTALKAADAKEVSSSVSAIANEKLKAEKEANAGKKKSGLKKKQINVDRPDDELAVNAYEALDDYDFM